A stretch of DNA from Calditrichota bacterium:
CAAAGATGTTGAACATTTGTAGGAGAAATGAAGTTCATTTTGAAAGGGCAACCCTGAAAGGGTTGAACGTTTTTAAATTAATTATGAAAAAATGAGAATCATAAATTTTCGAAATCATTTTTTCCGGTAAAAAAAGTTATTTTTATTTAGAAATTTCCAGAATTTTTGGGGACATTCAGCTTTTTTAATTGATGTCCAAAATCTGACAATTTCTCTAATGCCCGAGAAGCGGCAATCACACTCAAAAATCATTATTCACCTGATTGCGAAATCTCCCTTCATATTTCGCCTCGCCGATGGTGCGCTGGAAAATGAACTGGCAAATGGCAGTTCCCGGATGAATACGCAGCGGCATGGGACTGAAATTGGTCATTTCCAGCACCTGCTGGTTGTTAATTCCCGGTTGCATGAAGCTGGCGGAAATGTGCACCAACAGGCCCAGTCGCGCAAACTTGCTCCGCCCTTCGAGCCAGCCGCAGATGTCCGACGCTAATTGAATTCGCTCGCGCGTAATGCCTAAAATTGTCTCGCCGGGCATGAGTACGATGCCTTCGGGAGCATGGCGCAACTCAGTCATCTCGCTGTAATCGGCGCTATCGTTTACTTCAATGATATCGTGCACTTTCTTGAAAATGCGAAACTTATCGCCCAGGTGCAGATCCACCGATCCCGGGCCGACCATTTCTTCGTCAAATGGGTCAATGACGATGTTTCCCGCTTTGATTTCTTTCAAAATTTCATCTCTGGTCAGGATGCTCATGGGGCTTTCCTTTGTCTGTTTGTAGGCTTAAGCTTTGCATTATGTGTTCGGACCTAAAAGTTAACCATTAAAATATTATCGGAGAGAATTGGTTTTTACTTCAAAAAATACTTTCGCGAAATCAGGAACTCAAAACTCTTAACCCAAGACCAGAAAGATAACATAATTTTATTATTCAATCAAGGGATTTTTTCAAAAAAAATTAGTCAGGAAGTGGAATCCGAAGAATAAAAATTCTTGATTTATTGACCTGATTTGACTATATTGAGGTTTGCAGCGCAGAGCAATCTTGTCGATAATCTTCAATTTTTGGTGCCCGAGCATTAACTTAATTGGAGGAACGCCATGAAGTACAAATCCCTCTTTTTTGTTTCCTTGCTTTCTGTCTTGCTTGCATTTTCAATTTTTGCTAAAGAAAAAAAAGATCCCCGCGCATGGACCATCGACGATGTGCTGAAAATGGAATCGGCGCGCAGTTTTGACATCAGTCCCTGCGGAAAATGGGTTGTCTGGGCGAAAACCAGACCCGATAACAAAAAAAATCAGAGCGTGAGCGATCTTTATTTGACTTCTTTGAGCGACAGCTTTCAACTTCAGCTCACGCGCGGCGAGTACAGCGACCGTAGTCCAAAATGGTC
This window harbors:
- the dcd gene encoding dCTP deaminase → MSILTRDEILKEIKAGNIVIDPFDEEMVGPGSVDLHLGDKFRIFKKVHDIIEVNDSADYSEMTELRHAPEGIVLMPGETILGITRERIQLASDICGWLEGRSKFARLGLLVHISASFMQPGINNQQVLEMTNFSPMPLRIHPGTAICQFIFQRTIGEAKYEGRFRNQVNNDF